A single genomic interval of Treponema primitia ZAS-1 harbors:
- the ilvN gene encoding acetolactate synthase small subunit — MKQHVVSALVENRAGTLSRVSGLFSRRGFNIDSLTVGETEDASISRMTIAVSGDDAVLEQIIKQLSKLVDVIAVRELDGTSCLRREIMLVKISVDEKTRPAVIEITGIFRSRVVDVSPTTITVEATGDAKKLDGLLLLLRPYGVLELARTGLVALERGPSILSVSSLSVPVLSISN, encoded by the coding sequence ATGAAGCAGCATGTGGTGTCAGCCTTGGTGGAAAACCGGGCAGGGACCCTGAGCCGGGTTTCCGGCCTCTTCAGCCGCCGGGGTTTTAATATCGACAGCCTGACCGTCGGGGAGACTGAGGACGCCTCAATTTCCCGGATGACCATTGCGGTAAGCGGAGATGATGCGGTGCTTGAACAGATCATTAAACAGCTCAGCAAACTGGTGGATGTGATTGCGGTCCGGGAACTGGATGGTACTTCCTGTCTGCGCCGGGAAATCATGCTGGTCAAGATCAGCGTGGACGAAAAGACCCGTCCTGCGGTTATCGAAATTACCGGGATATTCCGGTCCCGGGTGGTCGATGTTTCCCCCACTACTATTACCGTTGAGGCAACGGGCGATGCGAAAAAGCTCGACGGCCTCCTTCTCCTTTTACGTCCCTACGGCGTTCTTGAACTTGCCCGTACCGGTCTTGTAGCCCTGGAGCGGGGCCCTTCGATACTTTCGGTATCTTCGCTATCCGTACCCGTACTAAGCATTAGTAACTAA
- the ilvC gene encoding ketol-acid reductoisomerase, which produces MAIMFYEKDCDLGALKGKTIAVIGYGSQGHAHALNAKESGMKVVVGLYEGSKSWKKAEEAGFEVKTAKDAAAAADFIMILINDEKQAKLYQESIKPVLKPGKTLAFAHGFNIHFGQITPPADINVVMIAPKGPGHTVREQYQAGAGVPCLIAVHQDATGDAKRLGLAYAAAIGGARAGVLETTFKEETETDLFGEQAVLCGGVSALMKTGFEVLLEAGYQPESAYFEVMHEMKLIIDLVNRGGLSFMRYSISDTAEYGDYITGPKIITEDTKNAMRNVLKDIQNGKFAREWILENQVNRPNFNRMRALEAAHPIEKVGKELRSMMSWLKPAKY; this is translated from the coding sequence ATGGCTATCATGTTTTATGAAAAGGATTGCGACCTAGGGGCGCTAAAGGGAAAAACTATCGCGGTTATTGGCTACGGTTCCCAGGGTCATGCCCACGCGCTCAACGCCAAAGAATCGGGGATGAAGGTTGTCGTGGGGCTTTACGAGGGATCCAAGTCCTGGAAGAAAGCCGAGGAAGCGGGCTTTGAAGTTAAGACCGCCAAGGATGCCGCCGCCGCTGCGGATTTTATCATGATCCTTATCAACGATGAAAAGCAGGCCAAGCTCTACCAGGAATCTATCAAGCCGGTGCTGAAACCCGGGAAGACCCTGGCATTTGCCCACGGCTTCAATATCCACTTTGGGCAGATTACACCCCCTGCGGATATCAATGTGGTGATGATCGCCCCCAAGGGTCCGGGCCACACCGTTCGTGAACAGTACCAGGCCGGCGCCGGGGTGCCCTGTCTTATTGCGGTACATCAGGATGCTACCGGGGATGCCAAACGTTTGGGGCTGGCCTATGCGGCGGCCATCGGCGGCGCCAGGGCCGGAGTTTTGGAGACTACTTTTAAGGAAGAAACCGAGACCGACCTATTCGGTGAACAGGCGGTACTCTGCGGCGGTGTTTCCGCCCTGATGAAGACCGGCTTCGAAGTGCTCCTTGAAGCGGGCTACCAGCCGGAAAGCGCCTACTTCGAGGTGATGCACGAGATGAAGCTCATCATCGATCTGGTGAACCGCGGAGGCCTATCCTTCATGCGTTATTCTATTTCGGATACTGCTGAATACGGGGATTATATCACCGGGCCGAAGATCATCACCGAGGATACCAAGAACGCCATGCGGAATGTATTAAAGGATATCCAGAACGGGAAATTTGCACGGGAGTGGATCCTGGAAAACCAGGTGAACCGTCCCAACTTTAACCGGATGCGGGCCCTTGAGGCGGCGCATCCCATCGAGAAGGTAGGTAAGGAACTGCGCTCCATGATGAGCTGGCTCAAACCTGCAAAATATTGA